A genomic region of Alistipes megaguti contains the following coding sequences:
- a CDS encoding prolyl oligopeptidase family protein: MKHYSWTIAVLTGAVALATTGCNNMKQIKHAPYPETPRGEVVDNYFGTEVPDPYRWLEDDNSPETAAWVAAENAVTNAYLEQIPFREAIRKRLTQLWNYPKEGAPAKHGDWWYYSSNDGLQNQAVIYRTTAPGQPGEVFLDPNTLSDDGTVAVGEISFSKDGRYFAYAAAASGSDWVEIRVMDTATKELTGDRIEWVKFSGAVWAPDSKGFYYSAYDAPKTGTYSSQNQFQKVFYHALGTPQSADRLIYEDKAHPLRYFSAWPSQDGRWLFIVGSEGTSGSEILVRKVSERSFRTLLPGFAYDYRLIDCQDDNLYFMTNEGASNYALKRISLTKPGQVATVIPEHRKNLLEGVGKAGGYLFASYLQDAQNRIAQYDYDGKLVREVELPAIGAVGGFSGEKEAAELYYTLSNYTSPATIYRYDIASGKSTLYKAPEVAFDPSLYVTEQVFYPSKDGTQVPMFITRRKDMKLDGKNPCLLYGYGGFQINITPAFNPSALMFVEQGGIYCVANLRGGSEYGEAWHKAGMLENKQNVFDDFIAAAEYLIAQKYTSKERLAINGASNGGLLVGACEVQRPDLFAVCLPQVGVLDMLRYHKFTIGWGWAVEYGSSEDAEQFSYIYKYSPLHNIRKGTVYPATLVMTADHDDRVVPAHSFKFAAEMQYAQAGDAPVLIRIDSKAGHGAGKPTSKRIDDATDMYAFLFQNIGVPYRPVGE; this comes from the coding sequence ATGAAGCATTATTCCTGGACGATCGCCGTGCTGACGGGCGCGGTGGCATTGGCAACGACCGGTTGCAACAACATGAAACAGATAAAGCATGCTCCCTACCCCGAGACGCCGCGCGGCGAGGTAGTGGACAACTATTTCGGCACCGAGGTGCCGGATCCCTACCGTTGGCTGGAGGATGACAATTCGCCGGAGACGGCCGCCTGGGTGGCAGCCGAAAATGCCGTGACGAACGCCTATCTGGAGCAGATTCCCTTCCGCGAAGCCATCCGCAAACGGCTGACCCAGTTGTGGAACTACCCCAAGGAGGGTGCTCCGGCCAAACACGGCGACTGGTGGTATTACTCCTCCAACGACGGCCTGCAGAACCAGGCGGTGATCTACCGCACGACGGCTCCCGGCCAGCCGGGCGAGGTGTTCCTTGACCCCAATACGCTCTCGGACGACGGTACGGTGGCCGTGGGCGAGATCTCCTTCTCGAAGGACGGCCGTTACTTTGCCTATGCCGCCGCGGCGTCGGGCTCGGACTGGGTCGAGATCCGCGTCATGGATACCGCGACCAAGGAGCTGACCGGAGACCGGATCGAGTGGGTGAAGTTCTCGGGAGCGGTGTGGGCCCCCGATTCGAAGGGCTTCTACTACAGTGCCTATGATGCCCCGAAGACGGGGACCTATTCGTCGCAGAACCAGTTCCAGAAGGTCTTCTACCATGCACTCGGCACGCCGCAGTCCGCCGACCGGCTCATCTACGAGGACAAGGCCCATCCGCTGCGTTACTTCTCGGCCTGGCCTTCGCAGGACGGCCGCTGGCTCTTCATCGTCGGTTCGGAGGGAACCTCCGGTTCGGAGATCCTCGTCCGCAAGGTTTCGGAACGCAGTTTCCGGACGCTGCTCCCGGGCTTCGCCTACGACTACCGCCTCATCGACTGCCAGGACGACAACCTCTACTTCATGACCAACGAGGGGGCCTCGAACTATGCCCTGAAGCGGATCTCGCTGACGAAGCCCGGACAGGTCGCCACGGTGATCCCCGAGCATCGGAAAAACCTGCTCGAAGGGGTGGGCAAGGCCGGCGGCTACCTCTTCGCCTCCTACCTGCAGGATGCACAGAACCGCATCGCGCAGTATGACTACGACGGAAAGCTGGTCCGTGAGGTCGAGCTCCCGGCCATCGGTGCCGTAGGCGGCTTCAGCGGCGAAAAGGAGGCTGCGGAGCTCTACTACACGCTGTCGAACTACACGTCGCCCGCCACGATCTACCGCTACGACATCGCCTCGGGCAAGTCGACCCTCTATAAGGCCCCCGAGGTGGCCTTCGACCCCTCGCTTTACGTCACCGAGCAGGTTTTCTACCCCTCGAAGGACGGTACGCAGGTGCCGATGTTCATCACCCGCCGCAAGGACATGAAGCTCGACGGCAAGAATCCCTGCCTGCTCTACGGCTACGGCGGCTTCCAGATCAATATCACACCGGCCTTCAACCCCTCGGCGCTGATGTTCGTCGAGCAGGGCGGCATCTACTGTGTGGCCAACCTGCGCGGCGGCTCGGAGTACGGCGAGGCCTGGCACAAGGCCGGCATGCTCGAAAACAAGCAGAACGTCTTCGACGACTTCATCGCGGCGGCCGAATACCTCATCGCCCAAAAGTACACCTCGAAGGAGCGGCTGGCCATCAACGGTGCCTCGAACGGCGGTCTGCTGGTCGGCGCGTGCGAGGTGCAGCGCCCGGATCTCTTTGCCGTCTGCCTGCCGCAGGTCGGCGTGCTGGACATGCTGCGCTACCACAAGTTCACGATCGGCTGGGGCTGGGCCGTGGAGTACGGTTCGTCGGAAGACGCCGAGCAGTTCTCCTATATTTATAAGTATTCGCCGCTGCACAACATCCGAAAGGGTACGGTCTATCCGGCGACGCTGGTGATGACGGCCGACCACGACGACCGCGTCGTTCCGGCCCACTCGTTCAAGTTCGCCGCCGAGATGCAGTATGCCCAGGCGGGGGATGCCCCGGTGCTGATCCGCATCGACTCGAAGGCGGGTCACGGCGCCGGCAAGCCCACCTCGAAGCGCATCGACGATGCCACCGACATGTACGCGTTCCTCTTCCAGAATATCGGTGTGCCGTATCGCCCGGTCGGGGAGTAG